The genome window acTGAAATCTGGTGAGAATGCAGACGGAGGTTATGGGGTTCCATTTGTGCCAAAAATTTGTCGACTTCTTTATgccttgtactatacatttgtcttTTTCTACGGTCATTGCCTACTTGTTCGGGTAAATCAGTATATGTTGACGTGTATGTTGTCTGTTGAAGTCGTCTTAATATGTCGTCCTGCCGTCTTTTTCACTGTTGTCCTTATTGTCGTTTGGTTCTGTCAACTTTACTGTCGTTCTGTTCTGTCATCTTTGCTGTCGTCCTGTCTGTCGTCTGTGCTATCGTCCTGTCTGTCGTGTGTGCTGTCGTCCTGTCTGTCGTCCGTGCTGTCGTCCTGTGTGTCATCCGTGCTGTCGTCCTGTCTGTCGTCCGTGCTGTTGTCCTGTGTGTCATCCGTGCTGTCGTCCTTGCTCTGTTAGCTTTCAAATCGTTTAAATTGTGTCAAATATGTGCACAGGCACAGATGCAAAGATGTCCAAACAAACGTCTTATCATCCTCACAAAAAAAGTTTACAAACTTGtgtgtcagctataatgcacaccatttttgtgtatgagtccatacagtagtgagacacataggaatatttgcatttgatttgacagtttattatagtaaatataaaaaatctaaatgatgtgcattatagctgatacacacatgaacattgtacagttagttttgtggctgtaagtcattcccttcaaatgctattgagcttttaaacaaatattttgatgtgtatgtaactttagagatggtccctaaattcacgaacgtCCAaggtcaaaccaactttatggcAGTAGTGCAAAGTTGAAGCGCGCACGGCACGAACTTGTTAGCAAGCACAACTCTGAAACTATGTCCGTTTGCTATCTGGGTAGTCTGCTGAAAAAAATTTGTGAAACTCGGCTTGAATAATCCTTCCAGTTACGAGTCAGACGCGACTTCCGCATTGCGCGTTCAGTAAAAAGGTTTAAGACCTGGAGGTATGGAAACAGTTTGTAAACTTTTTTAATTGTGAGGATGATAAGACGTTTGTTTGAACAGCTATAATGCacatcatttagattttttatatttactataataaactgtcaaatcaaatgcaaatattcctatgtgtctcactactgtatggactcatacacaaaaatggtgtgcattatagctgacacaCAAGTTTGTAAACTTTTTTTGTGAGGATGATAAGACGTTTGTTTGGACATCTTTGCATCTGTGCCTCTGCACATATTTGACACAGTTTAAACGATTTTAAAGCTAACAGAGCAAGGACGACAGCACACACGACAGACAGGACGATAGCACAGACGACAGACAGGACGACAGCAAAGATGACAGAACAGAACGACAGTAAAGTTGACAGAACCAAACGACAATAAGGACAACAGTGAAAAAGACGGCAGGACGACATATTAAGACGACTTCAACAGACAACATACACGTCAACATATACTGATTTACCCGAACAAGTAGGCAATGACCGTAGACAaagacaaatgtatagtacaaggcATAAAGAAGTCGACACATTTTTGGCACAAATGGAACCCCATACAAATGGAACTCCATAGTGTTTGGGACACTCACACTTGTGAGGGGAGATTCGTGACACTCGCGGTCATGTCTGGAAGCATTACGTGTGCGTCCTgcatctcttctctctctccacgTCTCGCTGCAACAAACCCCGTCAGCCTGACTTGATCTGCAGCGACACAAAGAGACCATGAACATCACATCCCACCTTTACAGCACACTCACATCCTCAGGCAGTAACACTATGGGTGCGGAGAGCTGAAAACCTTTACAAACTTTCTTTGCCTCCTGAGTTTTGTCTTCCACCTGCGTCTCCTCCTCAGAGCTCCCTTGATCTCGCTTCCTCTTCTCTCCTCGATCTTCATCTTGCTCCTCGCTCTCCTCTGCAGCTTTGGTTTTAACTGGACCTGAAATACACAACACAAACCTCAAAACTACATCATTTTCtaagacatacagtacaagATGAATATTGttctatttattttatgataatgatgaataaataaactcacCTGGGTCGTTTGTAGGTTCTGGAAGATCATCAAATAAATCCATTTGAGGTTGTTCGCTTTAGCTACAGATCAAGTAACGTTAACATTCACTTTACACAATTCACAATGAATGTCTGACTAACTGCGTCAGATACACACTGCATTCATACACGTACAGTAAGAGAATTAGATCAGACGTGTCAGACGTATGAGAGTAAATCTGATGAATGAGCAGGCGACCGAAGCGACGAGTCTGTTGTTGTGTTTAACGTTAGCTGCTAGCAAGCTAATGATACTGATTGAGTTCTGAGAAGAAAATTGATGAATTTCATACAATAAGCATgcccataatatttgtttaataacGTATTTGATGCTTTATTTTGCACGATAATGCACTATAATaagtcaaaattgagttattgcTTCTAATTTTGGTACAAGTGGTAGATTGTGGCACCTTATACATATCGGGCGTTGGTGGTATAGTGGTTAGCATAGCTGCCTTCCAAGCAGTtgacccgggttcgattcccggcCAACGCAGGCACTTTTTATGGTGTTAAATTAAATGATTGGTCATTTTTTGCCTTACACGTGTACGGAGAATCAAACCCACAATGGAATCTGcaagaactaaaataaataaatgtaataatgggaaaatagaaattaaattctttacaaaatgttttctgtagttattttaaACTTATTTTCTATGTATTTTCACCCAGAGgtgtttatttccacatttaaatgTTCCCACATTTATCTATTCTATTTTAATACTCACTACTAtaagtttaatgttttatgtatctaataaatatctaatgttattttatacGATTTACACTCAAAAAATAGCGAACATTAGTAATCACCTAATAATTTCAACTAGAATTATTAAACTTTCTGAATCTAACTATGTGTGATGTTTTAATGGAATCttgataataaaacatattttactgcTATTTTTGCTTCAGGAGTCTGATATATTACAGACACGTTATTAAGAAAATCAATGATATTATTGTTTTCTGTATCAGTTGTAAATAAAGCAAACCCAGAGTTTCAAACACAGGCCTGATTTTAATTCAGAATGCTTCACTGTACACAAAGAAGGTATTTACATTCTTAATGAGGGtctatgtacataaaaaataaaaacagaaatgagaGATGGACATCACATGAATGCATTCAGTTATAActtatcaataaaataaatatttaacagTCAGAGAGATCGGACAATCTAGCGTCCAATATGACAACATGACAAGTCTGATCTGTCCACATTACACATTATGTCTTATAAGCGTTCTCTCACATACATGTGGAGTGTATAAGACGTTTAAAGGGTAAATATGGTGTTTGTCATAAACACCAGTCATTGTTTAGATCCAGCATTGTTAAGGCAAGTCAAGTGTAATGTTGGGTTTGTATGCAGAATccttttaatttacatttacaaaatttACTGGCCATGAAACtattttgtactttttattCCAAACATGTTCCTGTTGTTCTTGTAAAACACTATTTATGCATGtattcatgtaaaaaaaaacacgtcatgtttttttatacagAGGTAAAAGTTGTTGAAAAATGTGTGAACCACAGCCACAGACAAGTTATTGTAGGTGTCTATTTGGTTTACAATGTTGAGGGTCAGACTGTCTATCACTGCTGACAGGCCCATTTGGTGGGATAAGAGAAAGCATGTATAACACTTCAAAATTAaaatcccagatagcacaggtacgtctgtaagatgtctgctaaagatctggagatttggaaaacatctgctgtgtaaaaacatctgctaaacatcttagaaagagcagttttacatccattctaaatcataaacatcttacagacatcttctagacgtctatatgacatctgacagcagacgtctcggagacgtattgcagatgtaaatgtagATATCAAATGTCAGATGTcttccagatgtatgtgtgctctCAGGGATGTTGGGGTTCAGCACGGTTCAGGTTGATATGTGACGGTTCAGAACGCTGTTGGAATGTTGTTTAAGGCTTTCTAAAACTCCTCCATGACAAAACCTGCtgttcacacacacatggaGGAAAAGAGCGTGATGGATCGAGGCGATCCATTGATTGTCAAGAAGTCAAAAAGCAGAGACAGTTCACAAGAGTGTGTGTCGATGTACTTCTGCTCTCCTctgcaaacattttcaaaacaacatGAAATGCTGTTAAAATCATGTCACAAGCTTCTGTTATGTTCAGCGGTCACACGGTCTTGTTTACAGTACATCatcattttagaaaaaaattgaaCATTCTGATGAAAGATTACGAAAACAAACATGAGGCGGCATCCAGTAAATACGGCCAGTTGGGATTTCATGTCGTTTCTAAAGTTAAGGTCATATTAAATTCTGATTTCTGTTTGGCCGTTTCTTCAGACGATGTCTCTCCAGGTTTCTGATATTGGTGCTGATGGCTCTTGATGTCACAAAGGCAGTGGAGAGAAGGCACTATGATTGGTTGAGCTCCGAGTCGAGTCAGCGTTGGTCCCTATGAGGTGGCGTGCTGCTTATGGCTGGCTTCAGTCGTGACTTAGCGTTTGATTGGCTGGGTGAGGCTGCATCACGTCTAAACGAGGCATCTGATTGCCTGCAGAGCATCTACGCTTCGCTGGCGGTGCAGTTTGGACTCAAATCCATGATACCCTGCAAGATCCGCTTCATGTGACCCACTTTAGTCACACCCAAGTcctgacacaaacaaacacaaacgcaagattaaaaatgtatttttctcaaAGTCAGCTTTAAATACTCCCTAATTTGTTTCGAAACATCACATACGCCATAGCTCTGCCTCGTCTGGagcaaaaaatcatgttttatgaCAAACACACAGGTAATACCTTGAGGTCTCTCCTCTCCAGCTGAAGTAACTCTGGTCCTCTGATGTCGTGTCTGTTGAAGATCTCCTTATACTCTGATAGACAGAGCATCTCCAACCAGACGCCCACCTCATCCACACCCCACTGATACACTGCACAGagaacatacacacacatattacacatgcacacactaacacacaaacacacttcacatattacatgcacacacaaagtaCACTAATGTGACACACCGCTCATTTGGATTACGCATACACACATATAACTCATGTAACACATTACATGAACACACAAAGTATACAaatgataaacacacacataaagctCATAtgtattacatactgtatacacacattACTTTTACACAttacatgcacgcacacacaaacacacacggacacacagaCACTCAAAAGCATGCAACATTCATAatactacacacaaacacattgaacttaaaaaaaatttacacacacacgcacacgcgcacggctttggttgactatccccgtggggacagtccataggcgtaatgtttttatactgtacaaactgtatattctatcccctatccctatccctaaacctaaagatcatagaacactttttgcatttttagatttgtaaaaaatattgttctgtacaatttattagcttttttgcccctggggacctcaattttggtccccacggtgacacgagtcctcatgtgttggtgtgtattcaggtttaggtccccaccgggatatacaaacatgaacacacacacacacacacacacacacacacgcgcacacgcgcacacaaacacgcacacacaaacacgcacacacacacacgcacacatacacgcactaCCCTCACACATATTACTACACTTAGACATATTacaaacacgcacgcgcacacagaaTACATGTACACATTTCTTCATTAATtccccacaaacacacacatgacttTATTCCTAAACAGAGGTGAAAGGTCAGCTGTTTTGACATACCAGGCATGTTGAAGGCGGCACACGTCTCTTTATTCTTGTTGTTTTTATCTTTCTTAAATTTGAGGCGAAATTTAGCAGAGCGACTCCTCTTGGAGAAATCAGATAGCTgtacctgcacacacacactcacagttAGATTAGTATAAAGACACCAGAGGATCTAAAACATGATGTTCATGTATTCACTGATAATATTTGCAGTTGCTGACCTCATCATCGGCCGGGTCAATGATCTGACTGAGCCAGCTGATGTCTGTCAGTCTGCGGAACTGTTGAGTGACAGACGCCAACGCACCAATCAGCTGCTCTCGCTGAGGAGGATCCAACTgctgcagagagagagcgagagagaccgACAGTGTGAgttacacttttactatacaaATGTCTCATGTCCAGACAGACAATGATAAACTTTTCGcccaaacacaaacaaagatttttcagtatttactcaCCAGGCACATCTTCCCCGTGAGCAACAGCTCTGTCTCACTGTGTAACGCTTTCACATCACTGACCATCTGCATCACTACATTGCATGTCAAACcctaccacacacacaaacaatattaGTCTAAATCTGTACCTGTCACACAAGAGCGGTGTTTATAATGAATTTATTGACTCACCCCACTGGTTTTTGAGTTTGCGTACACCAGGTCCATGGCTTTAGAGCTGGCGTTGACCGCATGTGCCAATTCCTGCTCGATTGTGGGATGAGCCTGAGCCACTTCCCTgatactacacacacacacgcacacacacgcacacacacacacacgcacacacacacacacacacacacacacactcgggTGAGCTCAACTAgcgctgtgcaattaatcgtaaCTGATTATCCATTCCATTCAATTATTGTGGCACATTCGTTTCATAAGGAGTGGTACACTTTTACCCCTTTCAAAAAGACCAAACTAGCTCCCCACAAGACTGCGTCATGTTTAGTCATATGTTTACTAGATTTTTCACAGTAAACATCATGGCCACTTTGCAGTGGTaagagatgtttttacacttatccttacagaaaaccccaggtggtgcacagcatgttgtatttctagctctactttttacattttctatttaaagtattgcaatatatcgcaaatgtgtatcatatcggaatacatagcaatatattgtatcgtgacccatctatcgtaatatgtatcgtatcgggaggcacttgccaatacacagccctaatgttTACCAAAATGTTGAATATATGTTTCAGTAGGTTGTGGCAGTGCACAATATAttcgatttttttatttattttgatgcaatatttttattattttttacattatatgtttaaatgtatataaaaggcacgtttaattttattttttaattttattttgtttcctaagttaataaatacatctggtaaataaataaataaataataataaattaattgtgATCTCGAtattggacaaaattattttatcatctaatttataaatcatatattttatgatttttgtcataatcaagCAGCCCTAGAAGTGATCAtgtgttcaattcaattttattaatatagcGTTTTTTACTATAGTGCATTGTtctaaagcagctttacatgatcaagaaaaaaaaactgaggAACATTAAGTGTAAAGAGTACAAACAGAAAGAATCATcctaataaaaacaatgttaaagGAATTTGCAGAGCCCTGATTTGATctaatgttgtgttgtgtgtgatgtgtatACCTGTGTATCAGACCTCCGGCCGCCTGTCCAAACAGGCTGATATGAGCGGTTTCCTCTTCAGAAACGATCTCTGGCTGTGATGCATGCTGGGATACTAGCCGTGGTATCTCACCTCTCTGTTTGTCCTCCCATGACTTCAGAGTATTCTCAAATGCctgaaacacacgcacgcacgcacacacacacagagagagaaatcaCTTACAATGAGTACTTGTGTAGTTTAAGATTTGTTTACATTGACAATATAAAACTGGGCACCATGtatacattatttacaacacaacATCTACTAAATGTTACACTCTCTGATCCAGAGCCTGTACAGAGATGTGTGTCTTATGTATGATTGTGTTATGTATGTGCACACACCCGGTCTCTGGTGAGGGTCTGCGTGCGGTTCTTGTGAAGGATCCGGATGTACCCAGGTGGTTGAATCCAGGCCTCCCCATCCACCTGTACAGGTACACCTTCATCACCCAGAATAGTGATCTTCACCGTCCGGCACTGCGAGAGATGCACACACGTCAGTAAAACAGTCCCAGAgccgtgtgtgtgcgtttgtgtgagcgtgtgtgttgAGTACCTGTGCGATACGATGATGTTGTAGATTAATGACTCTAGAAACAGCCATCTGCATACTGCCGAATACAGCCACCACCTCCAAAATCTTATCATCGAACGACGGCGCTGTAAACGTCTGTGGAACAAAAACACGTGTTGGATCACAGCTCGTCTCATCCACACTTTCatatttcacacacaaacatacgtATATAAACCAGCAAAAACAAAAACCTACGTCATCTTCTTTGGTTCCGCCCCAAAAGTTTGTTCCTCCTGCGTAACTGGGAATGTTTAACACGGCGATTCCCTGAAGACTGGGCAGAGGAATGGGCCTGCCGTcacactacacacaaacacacacagattaaactcacaaacacaccagctgttttcaaacacacaaaaatcaacacacacactctctctctctctcacctccaGCAGAACTCTCTGCTCCAGGTTCTTATAAGTTCTGTGCAGAAGTTCTTTAGTCCCCAGAACTCCATACCACATCATGTTCTTAGTGCGACTCctgaataaacacaaacatgcagcacTTGTCAATTCAGGTGATGGTGATGACATCACATCACTACAGCTTTTCACCGGTTCTAACAAAATGTCTTAATAAACACAAGTTAGTATCTAAACACGTTAAAGGgtaagttcatcccaaaatcaaatttgtgtgattttttactcaccccaTGATGTTTTGAGACCTCCTGGCATCTTTGGAGCACAAGTAActatatttaggtgacatccgagagatttccaggcctccttatagacatcatggttatagttgctgttaaggtccagaaaagtactaaagacatcgttaaattggtccatccgtgGCTCAATTggatttttttgaagcgacaacaatactttatgtgcgaaaaacaaaccaaaataacgacataaatcgatatattctcctctgtgtATGGTGCGCGTTCACTAGAGCACTTCGACATGCGCATTCGGTTGGGCAAAAAAGCgcaagtcttcctcaatatcgAAATCATCCGACATTTTGCGAAGATCAGCTTATACACAGCGGGCGTCTTCTTGTAAACACAGAATTACGCTTtcgggttgtcagtcagaacgccggcgtctgcccccaccgaatgcgcatgcgtcgaagtgctctcgtgaactcgtaccatagactgacaagacagaggagaatatatcgattaaagtcgttattttggtttgtttctcacacaaagtattctcgtcgcttcaaaaaaattcaattgagccactatgagcggatggaccaatttaacgctGTCTtcagtacttttctggaccttaacaacaactataaccatatttatgtcacctaaatatctttatttgtgctccgaagaagccgggaggtctcaaaacatgttaaacgttacacaaatttgattttgggtTGAACTTACCCTTTAAGGGATACATGAAACTATTATTAATAACTACTTTATAAAACCAAAATGTATTTCTGTCACTGTCAAACTCTGATTGCAATTGTCACAAAAACTGTGATTATTTTAGAATGTGATAATGATTCTTTTTGGAGGGGACTGTGTTGAAATACGATGTGATTGTATTTAGGTGCGATTAGGTTAAGATTTGATTATGCtcagattatttttatttttttgggtgtGATCATACTTGTCTGTTATTATGTTGGGATGtgattctttttttatgtgGTTTTGTTTAGATGTAAATAGTACGGCTGTGATTATTCACCTGCATTTCTCTGGATGCTCATCACGTTTGTTGTTGAAGTCCAGAGAGATTTTGGCATCCAGGCCGATTCCAAAATAATTATTCATCACACATTTCTCTGTGTAGAGATCCCTGGAGcagaacagagagagacacacgGTTACagcagcgagagagagaccaacggtacacatttaaaacaatatcaaattgcacatttacaatatttatttttaatattttactatTTTCAGTTCCTTTTATTTTACTCCTCAAcccttttatcattttcaattGTAATGATAAACAGATGTAGCAGCACAtttcacacacagacagacttaCAGGTTCTCTGGGTCACAACTGAACGGGTCAGCGTTGACCAACAGTCTGCTGATGACTGAACCGCTGAAAGAGCCTGACACACCTGCCCTGagacctacacacacacacacagaatgagCTTCTGAATGCACCACACATTCTCCTGTTTCCATGACAACTACTTCTATTACTTGGGTAGAGGATCTTGGTGTTCAGCATGGGCATACTGTCCCTACTTCCTGTCTGCACAGGAAGTGATGCGGAGCTGCCTATTGACAGACTTCCTTTCCTGATGAGCTTCTCACACGGAGTCTTGgaggctgagagagagagagagagagaagtgatgTGACGTAATTCAGAACATAATACTcacaaacaaaatatacatagaatgagattttatgattattttttaaataaattagcAACACTGCATCTACTGATAACACATGCACTAAAAGACCAATTTGTACCGAGAAATGAAACAGGGTCACTTTTGATGTAATGGCGTCTCACCTCTTCTAATGGGTCGAGCTCTGTTGCTGTATGAGGATTGTAGAGATAATTTATCCACTTCAtcatcctcctcttcctccgCAGTAGGCAGAGAGGCAAACACCTCCTCCGTCTGAGCGTTCTGTTCATCCACagctgagaaagagagagagagttgaaaAACAAACGCTTCTTAAAAACATCATCCTTCAAAATGTTAAAGCTGTGTGTGCATGTACCTTTCTCCGTGTGCTCTATGATTTGTCTGATGGCTTTCTTCAGACTGTTGGCGCGTAACATCAGCTGCTCTCGAGGCTTAAAAATGGCAGCGGTTGGGCGTGGCGAGCAGGGTACCATGACTGTGGGCGGGGCCGTGGGCGGAGCCAGCACCACACACTCCCCATCATCCTGCTCCTCGGCAATGGTTGGCGGAGGCGTGCCCATCACACTCGTGGCCTGGGATTCCTCATTGAGTGTCTTCAGTAAAGAGTCCAGCTTCTCTTTCAAAACGCCACACTGCAGCCAATCAAAAACACCCAGAGTCATTCCACAGCCAATCACAAACACCCAGAATGGTTTACTcgcacagccaatcagagctgaCCTTTTTAGCCATAACCTCCGATTCCTCCGTGCTTTCTGAGCTTTTCTCATACGCGCGGCCCACTCTCGCGACAAAATCCTTCACGGTCTCACACAAGACTCTGGAAAACACACACGTTACACTGTGAGATGCACAATACAAGGATGCACACAAACAGACATGCTCAGATACGCAAACGCAGTACACACTTAGCAGAGGAGATGACCACAGAGTGCTGGTCAGACGTCAGTATTTTGGAGAGGTGGGCAGCGACCGAATCCTCGTAGGTAAGAATGTGCTGCACCTGGAACAAAAACAGCCGGGAAGTGGATTTAATGAATAAAGAATAAGATGCCACAAAATGTGCAAGATATTAATGATTAGacaatataattatttatattaaatatggtctctttaaaacaaacaaacaccaaagTAAATATTTCAGagccaaagaaaaaacaataatattatgtttaaaaaacGCAAACTAATCCCAGCAAactgtagtatattatagtaGATACTACACTCTAACAGGTactaaattgataaactgtagtaaatattttagtatactttaatatttactacagtaaggtTTACTATAACACTATAGTATTTAGTAATTAGGAATTTGAGtacagtttactacagtaaatacaacAATACTCTTTCAAGTGCAAATGGTGTAAAACTTCATGCTACCTCAGAGTCTTCACTACAGTCCTCTGTCACTGTAGAGCTGGAGTGTTGCCGTGGAAACTTAGTTTCATATACCATAATACTCCATCTGTATAAAAGAGGTAAAATGCTTGTGAAATATGAATCATCTGCATGTACTCATACAAAACGCATCTCTCCCCCAtctctctcacaaacacacactcacacacacgcacctgtCCAGCATCTTTGTACTGGCTCTCTCTAGTTTCTCCAATATCTGGGGTAACTGGGTGTCATCGTCACACGCCGAGCCCCACCCCAAAACTCTGGCCAGGTCATTTCCTGTTCCCAAAGGAAgcacgcccagctgacactgcAGACATCACACGACAACACACATTTCCAAAAGCTCTGATAAGACAGATGAAGATAATGTGTAGATGCATGATTTCATCAGCAGAGGGCAGTATAAGCACACAAACTGTTAGTCTTCGGTTGCTTTGAATCCTGCTGAGTTTATATTATGAgtttaaaagtttgtgttagaAAGTATTTCTGTGTAGACGTCtccagtgtgtaaatgtgtgtatcTGGTTTGTCGTGTTTCTGTTAGTAGGTGCGTGTACCTGTTTGTGCAGAGTCAGAGCGTCGATCTCTGATAAAACCCAGCCGA of Triplophysa rosa linkage group LG14, Trosa_1v2, whole genome shotgun sequence contains these proteins:
- the LOC130564585 gene encoding diacylglycerol kinase delta-like isoform X1, translated to MAAVVVGTAAAEVESSDSEPEQEHGSPQKLIRKVSTSGQIRSKTILKEGKLMKQTNFQRWKRRYFKLRGRTLYYAQTAKSIIFDEVDLTDASVAESSTKNFNNSFTVITPCRRLILCAENRKDMEEWIAALKSVQNRAHFESTQLSMDHFSGMHNWYACSHARPTYCNVCREALSGVTSHGLSCEVCKFKAHKRCAVRATNNCKWTTLASIGKDILEDEDGISMPHQWLEGNLTVSAKCTVCDKTCGSVLRLQDWRCLWCKAMVHAGCKEQLSLKCPLGQCKVSVIPPTALNSIDSDGFWKASCPPTCTSPLLVFVNSKSGDNQGVKFLRRFKQLLNPAQVFDIMNGGPHLGLRLFQKFDTFRILVCGGDGSVGWVLSEIDALTLHKQCQLGVLPLGTGNDLARVLGWGSACDDDTQLPQILEKLERASTKMLDRWSIMVYETKFPRQHSSSTVTEDCSEDSEVQHILTYEDSVAAHLSKILTSDQHSVVISSAKVLCETVKDFVARVGRAYEKSSESTEESEVMAKKCGVLKEKLDSLLKTLNEESQATSVMGTPPPTIAEEQDDGECVVLAPPTAPPTVMVPCSPRPTAAIFKPREQLMLRANSLKKAIRQIIEHTEKAVDEQNAQTEEVFASLPTAEEEEDDEVDKLSLQSSYSNRARPIRRASKTPCEKLIRKGSLSIGSSASLPVQTGSRDSMPMLNTKILYPSLRAGVSGSFSGSVISRLLVNADPFSCDPENLDLYTEKCVMNNYFGIGLDAKISLDFNNKRDEHPEKCRSRTKNMMWYGVLGTKELLHRTYKNLEQRVLLECDGRPIPLPSLQGIAVLNIPSYAGGTNFWGGTKEDDTFTAPSFDDKILEVVAVFGSMQMAVSRVINLQHHRIAQCRTVKITILGDEGVPVQVDGEAWIQPPGYIRILHKNRTQTLTRDRAFENTLKSWEDKQRGEIPRLVSQHASQPEIVSEEETAHISLFGQAAGGLIHSIREVAQAHPTIEQELAHAVNASSKAMDLVYANSKTSGGLTCNVVMQMVSDVKALHSETELLLTGKMCLQLDPPQREQLIGALASVTQQFRRLTDISWLSQIIDPADDEVQLSDFSKRSRSAKFRLKFKKDKNNKNKETCAAFNMPVYQWGVDEVGVWLEMLCLSEYKEIFNRHDIRGPELLQLERRDLKDLGVTKVGHMKRILQGIMDLSPNCTASEA
- the LOC130564585 gene encoding diacylglycerol kinase delta-like isoform X2, whose protein sequence is MEEWIAALKSVQNRAHFESTQLSMDHFSGMHNWYACSHARPTYCNVCREALSGVTSHGLSCEVCKFKAHKRCAVRATNNCKWTTLASIGKDILEDEDGISMPHQWLEGNLTVSAKCTVCDKTCGSVLRLQDWRCLWCKAMVHAGCKEQLSLKCPLGQCKVSVIPPTALNSIDSDGFWKASCPPTCTSPLLVFVNSKSGDNQGVKFLRRFKQLLNPAQVFDIMNGGPHLGLRLFQKFDTFRILVCGGDGSVGWVLSEIDALTLHKQCQLGVLPLGTGNDLARVLGWGSACDDDTQLPQILEKLERASTKMLDRWSIMVYETKFPRQHSSSTVTEDCSEDSEVQHILTYEDSVAAHLSKILTSDQHSVVISSAKVLCETVKDFVARVGRAYEKSSESTEESEVMAKKCGVLKEKLDSLLKTLNEESQATSVMGTPPPTIAEEQDDGECVVLAPPTAPPTVMVPCSPRPTAAIFKPREQLMLRANSLKKAIRQIIEHTEKAVDEQNAQTEEVFASLPTAEEEEDDEVDKLSLQSSYSNRARPIRRASKTPCEKLIRKGSLSIGSSASLPVQTGSRDSMPMLNTKILYPSLRAGVSGSFSGSVISRLLVNADPFSCDPENLDLYTEKCVMNNYFGIGLDAKISLDFNNKRDEHPEKCRSRTKNMMWYGVLGTKELLHRTYKNLEQRVLLECDGRPIPLPSLQGIAVLNIPSYAGGTNFWGGTKEDDTFTAPSFDDKILEVVAVFGSMQMAVSRVINLQHHRIAQCRTVKITILGDEGVPVQVDGEAWIQPPGYIRILHKNRTQTLTRDRAFENTLKSWEDKQRGEIPRLVSQHASQPEIVSEEETAHISLFGQAAGGLIHSIREVAQAHPTIEQELAHAVNASSKAMDLVYANSKTSGGLTCNVVMQMVSDVKALHSETELLLTGKMCLQLDPPQREQLIGALASVTQQFRRLTDISWLSQIIDPADDEVQLSDFSKRSRSAKFRLKFKKDKNNKNKETCAAFNMPVYQWGVDEVGVWLEMLCLSEYKEIFNRHDIRGPELLQLERRDLKDLGVTKVGHMKRILQGIMDLSPNCTASEA